The genomic DNA CACTAGGGTTAAAGGTTTTAGCGATCCCCCACATGACGCATGAAGGAGCTGAGCTATCCTTCAGTCATCCGTTAAATGTGGAGTACGCCGTTAAAACACTGAAGGACTTAGCGTTACATGTAGAAATTGAAGAATTACAGCGCTGTAAAACATTATCAGAGGCTCTACTAGTTTTAAGCCAACGGCTTGGCGCCGACGGATTCATAGGCCCGGCTAATAAACCTGAAGTATTAAGGAGGTATAGGGAGTTTACGTCGAAGGAGATCTTCGGGCCAGGTATAGGTAGGCAAGCCTCAGGCGGGTTAACGTTAAAGGAGCAGATGGAAACCTTCTATAAAATATGTGGGGAGAGGTCAGCCGTAATAGTGGGTTCCGCTATTTACGCGGCTCCTAACCCTGTAAAGGCGGCTAAAACGGTAAAGGCTTGGAGGGATGAAGCACTAAAAGATTTAGGAGTGGTTTACGCTAAGTAAGGTAGCCTGAAGGCTAGTGCGGTTCTCAGCCTAAGCTTAATTCCTTCAATAATTTTTCTTTAACCTTCCTGTGGATTATTTTACCTGACCCGGTTCTAGGTAGCTCCTCAGCCTTAACGAATACGACTTTCTTAGGCTTCTTGAAGCCGGCCATTTTACCTGTACACCAATCTATAACGTCCTTCTCGGTTAGCTTCCGCCCCTCCCTAGGTACGACTACCGCGGTTACCGCTTCACCCCATTTTTCGTCGGGTAACCCTACTACGCAGACCTCAACTACGTCTGGATGCTGACCTATTACCGCTTCAACCTCGGATGGGAATACTTTTTCACCGCCGGTGATTATCATGTTGTCCTTCCGATCTACAAGGTATAAGTATCCCTCCTCATCCCTGCGAGCCATATCTCCGGCGCTGAAGTAGAGGTCTCCATCTATTATCCTGAAGGATTTCTTCGTCTTCTCAGGGTCCTTGTAGTAACCGTCAAACATCATTGGCCCCCTCGAGTATAGTTCACCGACCACGTTCGGCTCCGTTATAACGTTGCCTTCATCGTCCACAAGCTTAATCTCGTAAGTATTTATCGTCTCCCTACCTATGGAGCCTACCTTCCTTAACTGGTCTTCATGCTTAAGTATGGTAACTATACCGGCTTCAGTAGAGCCGTAAGCCTCTAAGAGCTTGACGTGGGGCATCCACTTTAAGATCTGCTCCTTAATTGGGCCTCGAACAGGCGCTGAGGAGGTTAGTAATACTTTAAGCGAGCTAACATCATACTTCCTTTTTACCTCGTCGGGTAGATCGAGGAGAAGTTTATAGTGTGTCGGTATAAGTGATATGAAGTTTACCTTCTCCCTATCAACTATCTGTAGTAGTTCCTCAGGGTTGAAACCCCTATCGCGACCTATGAACTGCGAGCCGCCGATGTAAAGCCATAGGAGGCCGTAGAACGTTGAGTTTACGTGAAACCAAGGCATTATAGTCATACCACACATCGACTCGTCGAAGCCATGATCTATCGCGAAAACCATGTAGAGCGCCGCGTAGGAGCCATGGGACCTTACGCAGCCCTTAGGAAGCCCTGTGGTTCCCGAGGTGTAAACTTGGATCCATGGATCCTTAGGTTCAACCTTAACCCTCGGCCTATCCGGCGTAGCTTTAGCTATTAGCTCCTCGTAGTCCAAGTAACCGTTAGGTACGGGTTTATCGCTCCTCCTAAGGGCTATGTAACCGTCCCTCATTACCTTCTTAAAGCTAGCTTTAGCCTGATTAACGACCGGGATGAACTCCTCCTCAACTATGACTGCCTTGGAGTCAGCGTGATCAACTATGTACTCAACCTCCTTAGCTACATACCTCCAGCTTATAGGCGCTACCACAAGCCCAGCTCTAGCCGCAGCGCAATAAATCTCAGCGTATTCCTCGCAGTTCAACATCATCGGTGAAATCCGATCACCCTTCTCTAGACCCAGATCTAGTAGAGCGTTAGCTAACCTATTCACCCTCTCATTGAACTCCTTATACGTAAAGGCTTTACCCCTCCAATCCTTAACGGCCAGCTTATCGGGATACTTCTTAGTGTTTACGTCTAACTGTTCACCCATAACTAGTAAGCCAGTACCTCTCTCATACCACGAGGGAACCTTTTCCGGGATCACCGCCTTTAAGGACATATACTCACATCCATAACCCTCTTCGACATCCATGGTAGGTAGATGAGAATTTAAGTTTTAAATGTTTCCTAAAAAATCTTTATACCGTTCACCGTTTAAAAGCTTACCTAAAACGTATTTAAACTATCGACAATAATCCTAGAACAAAAGTTCTAGGCTTTCTCGTCGAACTCCATATAAGCCTTAGTTAAGCTTAGCTCGGTATTCTTCCAATAATTCCTTCGCTCTCTCAAAGCTTACTTTACGCTCAGTAACCATTCGCGCGGCTATTACGTCTATAAGGGTGCCGGTGGCGCCAGCCATCATGGCCAGGTTCCTCGAATGAAGCTTTAAGTGGCCACGCTGTATCCCTTCAACGGCTAAAGCCCTTAACGCCGCGAAGTTTTGAGCAAGACCTACAGCGGCCATAACCTCAGCTAATTCGCAGGCGGATTTAACGCCTAATATCTTCCTACAGATCTTAGCTACTGGATGTACGCTTGTCGCACCGCCAACAACCCCTACAGCTATAGGAAGCTCTATAGAGCCAACCAGATCGCCATCCCTATTAACGGTCCAACTAGTTAATGGCTGATACCTTCCACTCCTACTCGCATAAGCATGAGCCCCGGCTTCAAGAGCTCTAGTATCGTTAGCAGTCGCTAAAGCTACCGCTACCACACCATTCATTATACCCTTATTATGGGTAGCAGCCCTATATGGATCCGCTAGCGCGAAGGCGTACGCGTCCATTATGCCTTCAACAACCTCTTCGCCGCCTATAACGTCCTTAGCGAACACCGCTTCAGCGCGCGCTAAGCGTTGAACAGCTAAGTTAGTCAATATCCTTAAGACCGCCTTTCCCCCGGTTAATTCCTCGATAAGGGGGGCTACGCCTTCACACATGGTGTTAACGACGTTAGCCCCCATAGCGTCCCTAACATCCACGTAGAGCTCCACTATCAACATTAACCCCCTAACCGTATTGAGTGGCCTAGCCTTAACGTCCCTAGCACCGCCTCCAAGCTTAACGAGTGTTGGATCATACTCATTAGCTTTAGCCAGTACCTCATCCCGATGTGCTGCTACCGCCTCCATAGCATTAACGACGTCCTTCACATTAACCAATTGAATCTGGCCTATCATTATTGGAGGGGTACTAGTAGCTTTAAAACCGCCTTGATGCCTCGCCATTCGAGCAGCATTACTAGCGGCGGCTATTACCGATGGCTCCTCTATAGCCATCGGCACTAAGTAATCCCTCCCGTTAATTAGGAAGTTTGTAGCTATACCTAGGGGGAGGGGCATCGTCGCTATCACGTTCTCAACCATTCTATTTGCCACTTCGATAGGGAGAGGGCCTGAAAGCTTAAGTAGCTCCACCTCCTCATCGCTAAGACCAGCTAAGGCCTTAACAGCTTTAAGCCGTTCTTCAACTGATAGCCTATAAAAGCCCGGTATTCGTGTCGTTCTACCTACGCTCAACACGGTCTTCCCCTCTAAGCGTTAACCCCTTCTGATAACCAGTTATCCTTAATATTTAATTTTAAACGTGATACCCCCGTTTTTAGCTTAAAGCGTTAACCGGATTGATAATAGCTAATCCAAAGCATTCCCCTACTCGTATAGGTATTCTATCGCGGCTTTCTTAATACTACTAACCATACTAGCGCCGTACTCCGTAGCCACGTAGAGCCTTCTACCCCTCCTCCTAGGATATTTCTCCACGTCTAAAGCCTTCACTAACCCTAGGGTTGTAAGTTCTGATAGATGCTGATAAACGCTTGGAAGCTTTACGTTTATCCCGTACCTAGTCTTTAACCT from Candidatus Nezhaarchaeales archaeon includes the following:
- a CDS encoding hydroxymethylglutaryl-CoA reductase, degradative produces the protein MSVGRTTRIPGFYRLSVEERLKAVKALAGLSDEEVELLKLSGPLPIEVANRMVENVIATMPLPLGIATNFLINGRDYLVPMAIEEPSVIAAASNAARMARHQGGFKATSTPPIMIGQIQLVNVKDVVNAMEAVAAHRDEVLAKANEYDPTLVKLGGGARDVKARPLNTVRGLMLIVELYVDVRDAMGANVVNTMCEGVAPLIEELTGGKAVLRILTNLAVQRLARAEAVFAKDVIGGEEVVEGIMDAYAFALADPYRAATHNKGIMNGVVAVALATANDTRALEAGAHAYASRSGRYQPLTSWTVNRDGDLVGSIELPIAVGVVGGATSVHPVAKICRKILGVKSACELAEVMAAVGLAQNFAALRALAVEGIQRGHLKLHSRNLAMMAGATGTLIDVIAARMVTERKVSFERAKELLEEYRAKLN
- a CDS encoding class I adenylate-forming enzyme family protein — protein: MDVEEGYGCEYMSLKAVIPEKVPSWYERGTGLLVMGEQLDVNTKKYPDKLAVKDWRGKAFTYKEFNERVNRLANALLDLGLEKGDRISPMMLNCEEYAEIYCAAARAGLVVAPISWRYVAKEVEYIVDHADSKAVIVEEEFIPVVNQAKASFKKVMRDGYIALRRSDKPVPNGYLDYEELIAKATPDRPRVKVEPKDPWIQVYTSGTTGLPKGCVRSHGSYAALYMVFAIDHGFDESMCGMTIMPWFHVNSTFYGLLWLYIGGSQFIGRDRGFNPEELLQIVDREKVNFISLIPTHYKLLLDLPDEVKRKYDVSSLKVLLTSSAPVRGPIKEQILKWMPHVKLLEAYGSTEAGIVTILKHEDQLRKVGSIGRETINTYEIKLVDDEGNVITEPNVVGELYSRGPMMFDGYYKDPEKTKKSFRIIDGDLYFSAGDMARRDEEGYLYLVDRKDNMIITGGEKVFPSEVEAVIGQHPDVVEVCVVGLPDEKWGEAVTAVVVPREGRKLTEKDVIDWCTGKMAGFKKPKKVVFVKAEELPRTGSGKIIHRKVKEKLLKELSLG
- the pyrF gene encoding orotidine-5'-phosphate decarboxylase → MRYGLILANDISQPDKSLELTREVIPYVDGVKLGLALIVRGGVSIIKETKREAEGKAVIVDLKVGDIGFWDKKEGRWSGTNSKIVEAIAAVGADYVTCHCIVGVSSIMECIDVAHSLGLKVLAIPHMTHEGAELSFSHPLNVEYAVKTLKDLALHVEIEELQRCKTLSEALLVLSQRLGADGFIGPANKPEVLRRYREFTSKEIFGPGIGRQASGGLTLKEQMETFYKICGERSAVIVGSAIYAAPNPVKAAKTVKAWRDEALKDLGVVYAK